One Candidatus Omnitrophota bacterium DNA segment encodes these proteins:
- a CDS encoding NAD(P)/FAD-dependent oxidoreductase: MNEKYDYDAVIIGAGISGLVCGCYLAKAGLKTLIVEKNYKPGGYCCSYVRDGYYFKPGVHALGALRPGGSLNKILSDLGVLSDLVLTRHDPSYIIKTPEFDFNIYNSIDSTIDEFCRCFPREKDNIRAFLKYIVSAELNSLLKFRSLNFEQLLNKYFFDKRLKTVISLFILGFSGLPPWQVPSIVGCFILRDFVFDGGYCPSKGMQDFPDTLLRRFKELKGETIFCKRATKIICDGKRAVGITLQDGRDIFSKYVISACDARQTFIEFIQNKLDKGFENKFRKYIPSTSLFIVLLGLDKPIGLSSSNYGSEIILINTLDIKKIYSAMLRFQNNCLLSSFLSLPGDSVPDKISVRLGVNTIYRDHDYWKNGGAEKLSFRMINMAEKIFPGLGKSINYKFIATPVTFEAWTGNYQGAAYGWASIFDQIGNPDISQRAPVENLYLTGHWVNKSSGISAVSVCGFDTAKMIIKNMESQK; the protein is encoded by the coding sequence ATGAATGAAAAATACGACTATGATGCAGTAATTATTGGAGCCGGTATAAGCGGGCTTGTTTGCGGTTGTTATTTAGCAAAAGCCGGCTTAAAAACTTTAATAGTTGAGAAGAATTATAAGCCGGGAGGGTATTGTTGCTCTTATGTAAGGGATGGGTACTATTTTAAACCAGGAGTGCATGCTTTAGGTGCTTTGCGTCCGGGGGGGAGCCTTAATAAAATTCTTTCCGATTTAGGCGTACTAAGCGATCTTGTTTTGACAAGGCATGACCCATCTTATATTATTAAAACTCCAGAATTTGATTTTAATATTTATAACTCTATTGATTCTACCATTGATGAATTCTGCAGGTGTTTTCCAAGGGAAAAAGATAATATCCGGGCTTTTTTAAAATATATTGTTTCTGCTGAATTAAACTCGTTGCTAAAATTCAGAAGCTTGAATTTTGAGCAATTATTAAATAAATATTTTTTTGATAAAAGGCTTAAAACGGTTATTTCACTTTTTATCCTAGGTTTTTCGGGGTTACCTCCTTGGCAGGTTCCTTCAATAGTCGGCTGCTTTATTTTAAGAGATTTTGTTTTTGATGGAGGATATTGCCCCTCAAAAGGGATGCAGGATTTTCCTGATACATTATTAAGAAGGTTTAAAGAACTTAAAGGCGAAACAATTTTTTGCAAAAGAGCTACAAAAATAATTTGTGATGGCAAAAGGGCAGTTGGCATTACGTTGCAAGATGGCAGGGATATATTTTCAAAATATGTAATTTCTGCTTGTGATGCAAGGCAAACATTTATTGAATTCATACAAAATAAGCTTGATAAAGGTTTTGAAAATAAATTCAGAAAATATATTCCTTCTACATCGTTGTTTATAGTGCTCTTGGGATTGGATAAGCCTATTGGTTTATCGAGTTCAAATTACGGGTCAGAAATAATCTTGATTAATACCCTAGATATAAAGAAAATTTATTCAGCAATGCTTAGGTTCCAGAATAATTGTCTTCTCTCCTCTTTTCTTTCTTTACCCGGAGATTCGGTTCCCGATAAGATTTCAGTCCGTTTGGGCGTTAATACGATATACAGAGACCATGATTATTGGAAAAACGGAGGTGCTGAAAAACTGTCTTTTAGGATGATAAACATGGCAGAGAAAATTTTTCCGGGGTTGGGGAAAAGCATAAATTATAAATTCATCGCAACCCCAGTTACTTTTGAGGCTTGGACTGGTAATTATCAAGGTGCTGCTTATGGATGGGCTAGTATTTTTGACCAAATAGGCAATCCGGATATTTCACAAAGGGCACCAGTAGAAAACCTTTATTTAACCGGGCATTGGGTTAATAAAAGCAGCGGCATTAGTGCGGTTTCCGTTTGTGGATTTGATACCGCTAAAATGATTATTAAAAACATGGAGAGCCAAAAGTAA
- a CDS encoding beta-ketoacyl-[acyl-carrier-protein] synthase family protein, with translation MSEDRRVVVTGLGVVSSIGTGKEEFWNNLLQGESGIAKVESFDTTDHFTHLGGEVKGFAPEEFIDRRKVKLMGRATQFACAAAKLAFEDARLKLDKPSKNRIAVCLGTTGGEAKEIESINAVWVKDGLNKVDKRSISKYPMNNISSNVARELKAKGPNRLFTTACAAGNYAIGYGFDLLKLGKADLAVVGGSEAFSYISFTGFNQLRITASEMCQPFDKNRKGLLVGEGSAILILETLDQAIKRGAYIYAEILGYGLSCDASNMVNPDTAGMVQGMRRALGAAKISADEVDYVSAHGTGTRNNDKAECAAIKSVFDDRKLAVSSIKSMLGHTMGASSAIEAITCCLVVGKDIIPPTINYRAKDSECDIDCVPNRARKQRVNIAINNAFAFGGNNSCLVIKKFVS, from the coding sequence ATGAGTGAAGATAGAAGGGTTGTAGTAACCGGGTTAGGTGTAGTTTCGTCCATTGGAACTGGTAAAGAGGAATTTTGGAATAATCTTTTACAAGGGGAATCCGGCATAGCCAAGGTTGAATCATTTGATACTACAGATCATTTTACTCATCTTGGCGGAGAGGTTAAAGGTTTTGCACCCGAAGAATTCATAGATAGAAGAAAAGTAAAACTGATGGGAAGGGCAACTCAATTCGCTTGCGCCGCAGCAAAATTAGCTTTTGAAGACGCTCGTCTTAAGTTAGATAAGCCTAGTAAAAATAGAATAGCTGTGTGTTTAGGGACAACGGGTGGCGAAGCTAAAGAAATTGAATCAATCAATGCTGTTTGGGTTAAGGATGGTTTGAACAAAGTTGATAAGCGTTCAATATCAAAATATCCAATGAATAATATTTCTTCTAATGTGGCAAGAGAATTAAAGGCAAAAGGGCCCAATCGCTTGTTTACCACTGCTTGTGCAGCGGGAAATTATGCTATTGGTTATGGTTTCGATCTTTTGAAGCTTGGTAAGGCAGATTTGGCAGTTGTCGGAGGCTCAGAAGCTTTTTCGTATATTTCATTTACTGGCTTTAACCAGCTTAGGATTACAGCTTCGGAAATGTGCCAGCCTTTTGACAAAAATAGAAAGGGTTTGCTGGTTGGAGAAGGTTCAGCTATATTGATACTGGAAACTTTAGATCAAGCTATTAAAAGAGGCGCGTATATTTATGCTGAAATTTTAGGTTATGGTTTAAGTTGTGATGCTTCTAATATGGTTAATCCGGATACAGCTGGTATGGTTCAAGGTATGAGGAGAGCTTTGGGGGCAGCGAAGATTTCAGCAGATGAGGTTGACTATGTCAGCGCACATGGCACCGGGACACGGAATAACGATAAAGCAGAATGCGCAGCTATAAAGTCAGTTTTTGATGATAGGAAATTAGCTGTTAGTTCTATAAAATCAATGTTGGGGCATACTATGGGGGCTTCTTCAGCAATTGAAGCAATAACTTGTTGCCTTGTAGTTGGTAAAGATATTATTCCTCCCACAATAAATTACAGGGCCAAAGACTCAGAATGTGATATTGATTGTGTGCCTAACAGAGCAAGAAAACAAAGAGTAAATATTGCAATAAATAATGCTTTTGCTTTTGGAGGGAATAATTCTTGTTTAGTCATTAAGAAATTTGTTAGTTGA
- a CDS encoding acyl carrier protein gives MGRDKPDNLENEIKKIIADTTGISRSNLDADADLWKDFRIDSLKALEVIIVLEKRYKIKIRDENLPKLSSVNKAVEIVRLALKKQSIISKLWRFLFSKGE, from the coding sequence ATGGGCAGAGATAAGCCGGATAATTTGGAAAATGAAATTAAAAAGATTATTGCAGATACCACGGGGATAAGCCGCTCGAATTTAGATGCAGATGCAGATTTATGGAAAGACTTCAGGATAGATTCTTTAAAAGCGCTTGAGGTTATTATAGTTTTAGAAAAACGCTATAAAATTAAAATTAGGGATGAAAACTTGCCAAAATTATCCAGCGTTAATAAGGCGGTTGAAATCGTAAGGCTCGCTTTGAAAAAGCAGTCAATAATTAGCAAGCTTTGGAGATTTTTGTTTTCTAAGGGTGAATAG
- a CDS encoding radical SAM protein: MRILLINFRDSKDCSSGFKVLFPNGLLYVAAALEKTGHNVSIIDFLYEEEFSSLDEELLRADAVGVSFSGNINHKFNSVLKHIKTLNPNLPCITGGVAATELPGFFLNMGFDFVVLGEAEETAVKLLAKLKEGNFDEVENIAFTKEGKITINKIKPPVEDLDSLPFPARHLINMASYDELIITVSRGQCPKECTFCFRRQNYYSGNRLRVRSFVNISDEMSEIYKYYPDKYIWITDDNFTMLSNEWFKSFVAELKKKHFSGKWICFSRVDSIDYEKLSMMKDAGCVSLLFGVESGSQRILDFYKKGITIKQIKNAFRMCKDLGLKTHAFFIVGSPGETKKDLKLSLKLFWQIKPDSYEVSTLLPMPGTPLYDYCFENKLLKEEIADRERAYIFYLENIKPGYFKLLVKLAHLTEEDLYNFKNEMSRIFMQLSKKTEGNVTISNLV; the protein is encoded by the coding sequence ATGAGAATATTGTTAATTAATTTCAGGGATAGCAAGGATTGCTCTTCTGGTTTCAAGGTTTTGTTTCCCAATGGTTTGCTATATGTTGCCGCAGCTTTAGAAAAAACAGGCCATAATGTTTCAATTATTGATTTTCTGTATGAAGAAGAATTTTCATCATTAGATGAAGAGCTTTTAAGGGCAGATGCAGTTGGCGTCTCATTCTCAGGAAATATCAATCATAAATTTAATTCGGTTCTTAAGCACATAAAAACATTAAATCCTAACCTCCCTTGCATTACAGGAGGGGTTGCTGCTACGGAATTACCGGGTTTTTTTCTAAATATGGGTTTTGATTTTGTTGTGTTAGGGGAAGCAGAAGAAACAGCAGTTAAGTTATTAGCTAAATTGAAAGAAGGCAATTTTGACGAAGTTGAAAACATAGCTTTTACTAAAGAAGGGAAGATTACAATAAATAAAATAAAGCCGCCAGTAGAAGATTTAGATTCCCTGCCTTTTCCTGCGCGGCATCTTATCAATATGGCTTCTTATGATGAGTTAATAATAACGGTTAGTAGGGGCCAATGCCCTAAGGAATGCACTTTTTGTTTTCGCCGCCAGAATTATTATTCAGGTAATAGGCTTAGAGTGAGGTCATTTGTTAATATTTCCGATGAAATGTCAGAAATATATAAGTATTATCCAGATAAATATATTTGGATTACAGATGATAATTTTACAATGCTTAGTAACGAATGGTTTAAATCATTTGTTGCTGAGCTGAAAAAGAAGCATTTTTCCGGAAAATGGATTTGTTTTTCCAGAGTGGATTCTATTGATTATGAAAAACTCTCTATGATGAAAGATGCGGGTTGTGTTTCTTTGCTTTTTGGGGTTGAGAGCGGATCACAAAGAATATTAGACTTCTATAAAAAAGGAATAACAATAAAACAAATTAAGAATGCATTTAGAATGTGTAAAGACCTTGGTCTAAAAACTCATGCTTTTTTTATCGTTGGTTCACCCGGGGAGACGAAAAAAGATTTAAAGTTAAGCCTTAAACTGTTTTGGCAGATCAAACCAGATTCATATGAGGTATCTACATTGCTTCCTATGCCCGGTACGCCATTATATGATTACTGTTTTGAGAATAAGCTGTTAAAAGAAGAAATTGCTGATAGAGAAAGAGCCTATATATTTTATCTAGAAAATATCAAGCCCGGGTATTTTAAGCTGCTCGTAAAGCTTGCTCATCTGACAGAAGAAGATTTATATAATTTTAAGAATGAAATGAGTCGTATTTTCATGCAATTATCCAAAAAAACAGAAGGGAATGTCACAATAAGCAACCTTGTTTAG
- a CDS encoding beta-ketoacyl-[acyl-carrier-protein] synthase family protein — protein sequence MQNKRMVITGLGVISPSGIGKSEFFSNILSGKSGIKPITLFQVAGLRSSLAGEIYDFDAKEILGDVGLVDLDRANLFLSSAGKLALDDAKLTINGYNTNRIGVSVGSAFGNLHSISRFDRESLVEGAQYVNPSIFPNTVGNSVASRLNIRFGIKGFSSSLSTGISSALDALNYGCDFVKLDKADIVLVGGVESLSEELFLGFNKLNYLASNGLNSKEMTCPFDKRRNGIILSEGAAVLVLENLSSAKERKADIYAEIIEIGSCFGRGEGIAEAMQLALTNSGFNPNKIDCIFANANSTKNADIAETLAIKKVFGEAAYKIPITAIKSMLGESLGASGAFSLSAAIGALRNDLIPPTINYQEKDETCDLDYCLNEARNKKLSNIMVNSFDPRGTSTSVIIRKFVN from the coding sequence ATGCAAAATAAAAGAATGGTTATAACTGGCTTAGGAGTAATTTCTCCGAGCGGTATAGGAAAGTCAGAATTTTTTAGCAATATTCTATCTGGAAAATCCGGGATTAAACCGATTACCTTATTTCAAGTTGCAGGCTTGCGTTCAAGCCTGGCAGGAGAAATTTACGATTTTGATGCAAAGGAAATATTGGGTGATGTTGGTTTGGTGGATTTGGATAGGGCTAATTTATTCTTAAGCTCCGCAGGAAAATTGGCTTTGGATGATGCGAAATTAACAATTAACGGATATAATACAAACAGAATCGGAGTTTCAGTGGGTTCAGCTTTTGGGAATTTACATAGTATCTCAAGATTTGACAGGGAGTCTTTAGTGGAAGGGGCGCAATACGTCAATCCATCAATCTTTCCTAATACAGTAGGAAATTCTGTTGCCAGCCGTTTAAATATTAGATTTGGGATAAAAGGGTTTAGCTCTTCATTGTCAACGGGTATAAGTTCTGCTTTAGATGCTTTAAATTATGGTTGTGATTTTGTAAAGTTAGATAAGGCTGATATTGTTTTGGTTGGCGGAGTGGAAAGCTTATCAGAAGAATTATTCCTGGGATTCAATAAATTAAATTATCTTGCGTCAAATGGCTTAAATTCAAAGGAAATGACTTGTCCTTTTGACAAGAGAAGAAACGGAATTATTTTGTCAGAAGGAGCAGCAGTCTTGGTTTTAGAAAATTTAAGTTCTGCTAAGGAACGCAAGGCTGATATTTATGCAGAAATTATAGAAATCGGCTCTTGTTTTGGCCGGGGAGAAGGAATTGCAGAAGCGATGCAATTAGCATTAACGAATTCCGGGTTTAACCCGAATAAAATAGATTGTATTTTTGCCAATGCTAATTCAACTAAAAACGCTGATATAGCGGAAACACTGGCGATAAAAAAAGTTTTCGGGGAAGCAGCTTATAAAATTCCAATTACTGCAATAAAATCCATGCTTGGAGAATCTCTGGGCGCCTCAGGTGCTTTTTCTTTGTCAGCAGCTATCGGTGCATTACGAAACGATTTAATCCCTCCTACTATTAATTATCAGGAGAAAGATGAAACCTGTGACCTTGATTATTGTTTAAATGAAGCCAGAAATAAAAAGCTTTCCAATATAATGGTTAATTCTTTTGACCCAAGAGGAACAAGCACATCGGTAATTATTAGAAAATTCGTAAATTAG
- a CDS encoding glycosyltransferase family 39 protein, whose protein sequence is MTGILFFLIFLLQITANFVWLSYNKLIPVCDIATDFTSTIKYLELLQHPTINIFKDISQVVANDYFRLPFAKLVILPFLYFLPKNMFVATVVMDCVFWLILLLSVFYLGKLIKDEKTGLLACFIVSMYPGLFSLSRVYLVDFPLVAMVTLFVFTLIGLLNSSKSYLFVLFAIGFIGGNLTKCNFSVFIIGALIYFLFKINFSGSSPATHKINRLLFLSSVFLLIYYCSDLSGHLTILQWQGWRGILEGEPSFTQLSGWVYYIKAIISDISIFYSFLFLIGALFINKIKKEFKWILILWIISSYVIMTIFRNKDLRYIMPVLPALALITSFGLLSIPRLAIKRVLIFLVVIFGLTQLYFSSFGKVSLHPSRLIVDIESYEWINCMDRRPPETWKVDKVLSAIEDDWKKSGAKGCPLVMSCSNHIIYQTHALKYFTYIYNKKINFLDIQCLDSGFIKRFGNDLIKQYAVSKGIFFVDGKESCKVRDILFKKEMNIPSYYPKDISQVSYLICDTSKVDPFHYITEGLDFIHKTIEENKNSLDCIFNDDLPDGERVYCYKLINYYAK, encoded by the coding sequence ATGACGGGAATTCTTTTCTTTTTAATCTTCTTGCTGCAGATAACTGCTAATTTTGTATGGTTAAGCTATAACAAGCTTATTCCAGTATGCGATATTGCTACTGATTTTACAAGCACAATAAAATACCTCGAATTATTACAACATCCCACCATTAATATTTTCAAAGATATATCCCAAGTAGTTGCGAACGATTATTTCAGGCTACCGTTTGCAAAATTAGTTATATTGCCCTTTCTTTATTTTCTACCTAAGAATATGTTTGTAGCTACAGTGGTAATGGATTGCGTCTTTTGGCTTATTCTGCTTTTGTCTGTGTTCTATCTGGGCAAGCTCATAAAAGACGAGAAAACGGGATTATTAGCCTGTTTTATTGTTAGTATGTATCCGGGTTTATTCTCATTATCAAGGGTATATTTAGTAGATTTTCCTTTAGTTGCTATGGTAACTCTTTTTGTGTTTACACTGATCGGATTGCTTAATTCAAGCAAAAGCTACCTATTCGTTCTATTTGCAATAGGTTTTATTGGCGGCAATTTAACTAAATGCAATTTTTCTGTTTTTATTATCGGGGCTTTAATTTATTTTTTGTTTAAAATTAACTTCTCAGGCAGTAGCCCAGCTACTCATAAAATAAACCGGTTGCTATTTTTATCTTCTGTTTTCTTATTGATTTATTATTGTTCAGATCTTTCTGGTCATTTAACAATTTTACAATGGCAGGGATGGCGAGGGATTTTAGAAGGAGAGCCTTCTTTTACCCAGCTAAGTGGATGGGTATATTATATTAAAGCAATAATTTCCGATATTTCAATTTTTTATTCTTTTCTATTCCTTATCGGAGCTTTGTTTATTAACAAGATAAAGAAAGAGTTTAAATGGATCTTGATCTTATGGATTATTTCATCGTATGTTATTATGACAATCTTTAGGAATAAAGATTTAAGGTATATTATGCCGGTTTTACCAGCTTTAGCGTTAATTACTTCTTTTGGACTGCTTTCTATACCAAGATTAGCGATAAAAAGGGTGTTGATTTTTTTAGTGGTTATCTTTGGTTTAACCCAATTATATTTCTCTTCTTTCGGGAAAGTTTCTTTGCATCCGAGCAGGTTAATTGTGGATATTGAATCGTATGAATGGATAAACTGTATGGACAGGCGCCCTCCCGAGACTTGGAAAGTTGATAAAGTTCTTTCTGCGATTGAAGATGATTGGAAGAAATCAGGTGCTAAGGGTTGTCCTTTAGTAATGTCATGTTCTAACCATATTATTTACCAAACACACGCTTTGAAATATTTTACCTATATTTATAATAAGAAAATTAATTTTTTAGATATTCAATGTTTGGATTCCGGTTTTATTAAAAGATTTGGGAATGATTTGATAAAGCAATACGCTGTTTCAAAAGGGATATTTTTTGTGGACGGCAAAGAATCTTGTAAGGTAAGAGACATCTTATTTAAGAAAGAAATGAATATTCCATCATATTATCCCAAGGATATAAGTCAGGTAAGCTATTTAATATGCGATACCTCTAAAGTAGATCCGTTTCATTATATCACCGAAGGCCTTGATTTTATTCATAAGACAATTGAAGAAAATAAGAATAGCCTAGATTGTATTTTTAATGATGACCTGCCTGATGGGGAAAGAGTGTATTGCTATAAATTAATTAATTATTATGCAAAATAA